From Solanum stenotomum isolate F172 chromosome 2, ASM1918654v1, whole genome shotgun sequence:
TGAGACTGAGTTACAATCATTTGCCTCAAGAAAAAAAGGCTTGCTTCTTGTATTTTGGTGCCTTTCCTCAAGGATTCGATATCCCTGCTTGGAAATTGATTCGACTATGGATTGCCGAGGGACTCATAATGTCCAAGTTATCAGGcattgaaattgaagatataGCAGAGTATTATCTGAATGACTTTGCCAACCGGAACTTAGTGATGGTAACAGGAAAGAGGTCTAATGGTCGAATTAAAACTTTTCGTGTTCACGACATGTTACATGAGTTCTGCGTTGAAGAGGGTACTAGATTGACTCTTTTCAAACAAGTATGTCTCACATCTGATCAAGACATACAAAACTCAATTACTTGTCGTCGAGTGTCTATTCAATCATCTGttcctcaaaatttcatctCAAAAAAGACAGTTGAAGAACATGTTAAGTCATTGTTATGTTTTTcctcaaaacaaaaacaagttGACTTTTCAAATATCGACGTCAAACTCATCCCTAACGCATTTCCACTTAAGAGAGTCTTAGACATTGAATCCCTTAAGTTTAGTATTCCCAGGGAATTTTACCAGCTATTGCACATGAGGTATATTGCTATCTCAGGTGATTTCAAGGAACTTCCTAAACTCTTCACTTCTTTCTGTAATGCACAAACTCTTATTCTGAATACTTCCAAGCCCACCCTTGATATAAAAGCTGACATATGGAACATGCCACGTTTACGCCATCTGCGCACCAACAAACCTGCAATCTTGCCACCTCCTACCGCCTCATCAACAAGTAGTAGTACAAATTCTTGTTTGTTGCAAACTCTATCTCTGGTTACACCAGAAAGCTGCAATGGAAATGTTCTTTCAAAGGCTGGTAATGTCAAAAAAATGAGTATTGAAGGTAATTTGACGCCTTTTCTTGAAACTAGCAAGGGTGAATTTTTCAGCAATTTTCAAGTGCTAAAGCTCTTGGAAAGTTTAACACTGCTAAATGATGATAAGAGTAATAAAGCTCTTCACCTTCCGTCAGCATTCTCCGAATGTTTACCACATTTGAAGAAGTTAACTCTATCAAAAACAAGGTTTGACTGGAACCAGACATATAGATTGGGGCAGGTGAAAAATCTCCAGGtcctaaaattgaaagaaaatgcATTCACGGGGCCGTCCTGGAAGATGGAGCCGGGAGGTTTCAAGAAACTTCAGGTCTTGTGGATTGAAATGGCAGATTTCGTGTCGTGGGAGGCATCAAACTGTCCCTTCCCAAGACTTAGGAGCCTTGTCCTGATCTCCTGCCTTAATCTTGAGGCTGTGCCACTTGAGCTTGTCGATTTGGATAACCTTCAAGAGATGACACTGGACAACACAAGCAAAGCAAGTGAATCTACAAGAGAAATAGAACgtgagaaaaagaagaagcaagcTGATCCAGAAAGTGGCAAGTTCAAGCTCACTATTCCCTATTGAAGCTGATTTCAGTGCCACAAAGTGAAGTTTCAATAAGGTCAGTCCACTTCTCTCCATCTCATATCATTAAATATCGAATATGACATTTTTCAATAAGATTGCATCTATCCCTATAGTCTCTATACACAGAATTAGTAGGTAGCAGTGTGTTGTCTTGCTGTCTGTTCATATCAGTAGTCATAGTATTGCTCTTATAGTTTCTTATCCTTCGATTTTAGTTACTATATGTTGTCCCTTATACCTCAATTATCATAATGTTTGTTGTAGTTTATTTATGTTACTATctgttgtttttgttattatctgttgtttatcggaaacaacctctcttcCTTTGAGGCAAGGTTCCTCCCCAAACTCTATTTTGTGGGACtacactgagtatgttgttgcATCGTGGGTTTCGCACTTTGCTGAAGCA
This genomic window contains:
- the LOC125856371 gene encoding putative late blight resistance protein homolog R1B-17 — encoded protein: MDPFTAAALTTAVTATVSLLVENLSHLISYNWKLYTGLKKSCEDLFDEVKRLNAFLVDNANQRSNSTQWEVLVDKIRHTVYKAEDVVDKLLIQAKIDQESSIAKKLIHKTYKNMNFTEEINEILEEVRKILDENQHLFEANPMIDHHAKKVVQEEQGSLLENHEVVGFDEEATKVINRLVEGAECLDVIPVVGMPGLGKTTLARKIYNDPKISREFFSYIWVFIGQSMCVKRDILFNILKKFTNSVDEFKNRNEADITQEIRKRVANGGKCLIVLDNVWDPNVVDFVKTVFPDNKKAHRIMMTTRHEDIARSVNKYPHNLKFLDGDESFQLLEKRAFGVSRYPVELVEHGEAIVAKCSGVPLTIVVIAGALRGRTSEIDWKVVRENVGKHLIQEDKLQRCRCLNVVRLSYNHLPQEKKACFLYFGAFPQGFDIPAWKLIRLWIAEGLIMSKLSGIEIEDIAEYYLNDFANRNLVMVTGKRSNGRIKTFRVHDMLHEFCVEEGTRLTLFKQVCLTSDQDIQNSITCRRVSIQSSVPQNFISKKTVEEHVKSLLCFSSKQKQVDFSNIDVKLIPNAFPLKRVLDIESLKFSIPREFYQLLHMRYIAISGDFKELPKLFTSFCNAQTLILNTSKPTLDIKADIWNMPRLRHLRTNKPAILPPPTASSTSSSTNSCLLQTLSLVTPESCNGNVLSKAGNVKKMSIEGNLTPFLETSKGEFFSNFQVLKLLESLTLLNDDKSNKALHLPSAFSECLPHLKKLTLSKTRFDWNQTYRLGQVKNLQVLKLKENAFTGPSWKMEPGGFKKLQVLWIEMADFVSWEASNCPFPRLRSLVLISCLNLEAVPLELVDLDNLQEMTLDNTSKASESTREIEREKKKKQADPESGKFKLTIPY